One window of Amphiura filiformis unplaced genomic scaffold, Afil_fr2py scaffold_511, whole genome shotgun sequence genomic DNA carries:
- the LOC140145643 gene encoding uncharacterized protein, with the protein MKNFKKKPKAFYSYVRAKQKVKAGVSQLEDEKGELTKTDQETANVLNNFFKSVFTNEPDGDVPTLPDRCPGIEKLCGAAFTVDDVEKKLHALKEDKSPGIDQIHPYVLKECKSEMAVPLFKIFTKSLEEGNIPDDWKQARVSPIFKKGSRVRQVITDQSVLPVYPARSWSHY; encoded by the coding sequence AGCAGAAGGTGAAAGCAGGAGTTTCACAACTTGAAGACGAGAAAGGTGAGCTGACAAAAACAGATCAGGAAACAGCAAATGTCTTAAACAACTTCTTCAAGAGTGTGTTTACCAATGAACCTGATGGAGATGTGCCAACATTACCAGACAGGTGTCCCGGCATTGAAAAATTATGTGGGGCGGCGTTTACTGTAGATGATGTTGAGAAGAAGTTGCATGCATTGAAGGAAGACAAATCACCTGGAATAGACCAAATACATCCTTATGTTTTGAAAGAATGCAAGAGTGAGATGGCAGTACCCCTGTTCAAGATCTTCACAAAATCGCTGGAGGAGGGTAACATCCCAGATGACTGGAAGCAAGCAAGAGTGTCCCCAATATTTAAGAAGGGGTCAAGAGTCAGGCAGGTAATTACAGACCAGTCAGTCTTACCAGTGTACCCTGCAAGATCATGGAGTCACTACTGA